A window from Dysidea avara chromosome 2, odDysAvar1.4, whole genome shotgun sequence encodes these proteins:
- the LOC136246261 gene encoding uncharacterized protein, translated as MTNFTHIWCLLLLIVSATVAEKLLFSPKYLSTQGGMSKDCEISADDSIECDHSRRYQRLLSVPLGAFLYHVVADITIGVNPKYGNTTDSDFWIVLSDGSQAIGFFVLDRYNYKGYEPCVHAQGTPGASFTNRKVMHYGPLIETSNPYPQTYNFLISTHQQAGTCQTATAVEGAYTTAGLYSTTLTLGKPITLDIYSDDEAGEKYNFRYIAVDIHVGI; from the coding sequence AAACTGCTGTTTTCGCCTAAGTACTTGTCCACACAAGGTGGCATGTCAAAGGATTGTGAAATATCAGCTGATGATTCAATTGAGTGTGATCACTCTAGAAGATATCAACGTTTGCTTAGTGTGCCACTTGGAGCCTTCCTTTACCATGTGGTTGCAGACATCACTATTGGTGTCAACCCCAAATATGGTAATACTACAGATAGTGATTTTTGGATAGTTCTATCTGATGGGTCTCAAGCTATTGGATTCTTTGTTCTTGATCGATATAATTATAAGGGTTATGAGCCATGTGTCCATGCCCAAGGCACTCCTGGTGCATCATTTACCAACCGAAAAGTAATGCACTATGGGCCATTGATCGAAACATCCAATCCCTATCCTCAGACATACAATTTCCTTATCAGCACTCACCAACAAGCAGGAACCTGCCAGACTGCCACAGCAGTGGAGGGAGCCTATACTACTGCAGGACTTTATAGTACTACTTTAACATTGGGCAAACCTATTACATTGGATATCTACAGTGATGATGAAGCTGGAGAAAAGTACAACTTTAGGTACATTGCTGTAGACATTCATGTTGGAATATAG